From a region of the Dictyostelium discoideum AX4 chromosome 2 chromosome, whole genome shotgun sequence genome:
- the snrpD3 gene encoding LSM domain-containing protein (Similar to like-Sm) gives MSIGIPVKILHEADGHIVTVELKNGELYRGTLIESEDNMNCRMKNITVTARDGRNSQMEYCYVRGSKVRFIILPDILKNAPMFKRIDGRVVLKGKALGIGKGATFERGNFRGGRGGGGDRGGFKGGRGGGGRGGSMNTFQQRRGPQ, from the coding sequence atgaGTATTGGTATACCAGTTAAAATTTTACATGAAGCAGATGGACATATAGTAACAGTGGAGTTAAAAAATGGTGAACTTTATAGAGGTACATTAATAGAGAGTGAAGATAATATGAATTGTAGAATGAAGAATATTACAGTCACAGCAAGAGATGGCAGAAACTCTCAAATGGAATATTGTTATGTTAGAGGTAGTAAAGTTCGTTTCATCATTTTACCAGATATCTTGAAAAATGCACCAATGTTCAAGAGAATCGATGGTCGTGTAGTACTTAAAGGTAAAGCATTAGGTATTGGTAAAGGTGCAACCTTTGAACGTGGTAATTTCAGAGGTGGccgtggtggtggtggtgatcgTGGTGGTTTCAAAGGTGGTCGTGGCGGTGGAGGTCGTGGTGGTTCTATGAATACTTTCCAACAAAGAAGAGGTccacaataa
- the mcm6 gene encoding MCM family protein, with protein MIYTDAGVDEDKATIRPNQTHQFQKVQDEAKEWTKNKFLEFLNNFKLKKKIDKNNNNNNNEDNEDNNENENEYDENGIKKEKIDKSYYRQQVERMIKNDKSSLYIDFLHLEKFDKGLGKALLMEYFRLEPAIRQGLSIFIQKYFPSFMERVNKERIVLSICCYNVSTFVHIRELRSSRIGSLCSISGTVTRTSEVRPELVIGSFICKDCNTSSLPIAQQFKYTEPTKCLNPLCSNQRRWKINLEESTFTDWQKVRVQENNSEIPGGSVPRSLEIILRGDSVETARAGDTCTFVGTMNVIPDVSKMSIGNNAQIIKGVASSTKEGSNANGKDDFGGVGGLKDLGVREMNYRVCFFSQSVRSNVSTLSSINRKESGDNHGGHSHSVGIIDEDLEPESKESFLDSLPKKEKDSLKKMIKSKKIYQNLVNSICPSIFGHEEIKRGVLLMLFGGVHKKTPEKIRLRGDINVCIVGDPSTSKSTFLKYLVSFLPRTVYTSGKASSAAGLTATVVKDQESGDFNIEAGALMLADNGICCIDEFDKMEPGDQVAIHEAMEQQTISIAKAGIHASLNARTSILAAANPIGGRYDRNKTLKQNLNIGGPLMSRFDLFFVVLDECNPESDHRIAEHIVLTHQKREKAFNAPFSATEIKNYIKYTKFICPTIPDESVQLLVGHYDRLRQMDTSGSKTPAYRITVRQLESLVRLSESLARLHLDTKVLPKYVNEAARLLEKSIVHVETNDVILGDDDDDLVKNVENDNDNHAEEDGDDGIGKLTMNFSKYSQLSKLLVLQIKQSGKEKSGIKQIDLIDWYIKDQLESGIITDDEVTKETKITKMVINKMINKDNSLVVLVPNQYPDHRILIIHPNYSFDK; from the exons atgataTATACAGATGCTGGAGTTGATGAAGATAAAGCAACAATAAGACCAAATCAAAcacatcaatttcaaaaggtACAAGATGAAGCAAAAGAATggacaaaaaataaatttttagaatttttaaataattttaaattaaaaaaaaaaattgataaaaataataataataataataatgaagataatgaagataataatgaaaatgaaaatgaatatgacgaaaatggtattaaaaaagagaaaatagATAAAAGTTATTATCGTCAACAAGTTGAAAGaatgataaaaaatgataaatcaagTTTATATATAGATTTCTTACATTTAGAGAAATTTGATAAAGGTTTAGGAAAAGCATTATTAATGGAATATTTTAG aTTAGAACCAGCGATAAGACAAggattatcaatttttatacaaaaatattttccaTCATTTATGGAGAGAGTTAATAAAGAAAGGATAGTATTATCAATTTGTTGTTATAATGTTTCAACGTTTGTACATATTAGAGAACTTAGATCAAGTAGGATAGGATCATTATGTTCTATATCGGGTACAGTAACGAGAACGTCAGAGGTTAGACCAGAGTTGGTTATTGGGTCATTCATTTGTAAGGATTGTAATACCTCATCGTTACCAATAGCccaacaatttaaatatacaGAACCAACCAAATGTTTGAATCCGTTATGTTCAAATCAACGTCGTTGGAAGATAAATTTAGAGGAGTCGACATTCACTGATTGGCAAAAAGTTAGAGTTCAAGAAAACAATTCCGAAATTCCAGGTGGTAGCGTACCAAGATCATTAGAGATCATTCTACGTGGTGATTCGGTTGAAACCGCTAGAGCTGGTGATACATGTACATTTGTTGGTACGATGAATGTAATTCCAGATGTTTCTAAAATGTCCATTGGTAATAATGCTCAAATTATCAAGGGTGTAGCATCGAGCACAAAGGAAGGTTCAAATGCAAATGGTAAGGATGAttttggtggtgttggtggtttAAAAGATTTAGGTGTTAGAGAAATGAATTATAGAGTTTGTTTCTTCTCTCAAAGTGTTCGTTCAAATGTTTCAACACTTTCCTCAATCAATCGTAAAGAATCTGGTGATAATCATGGTGGTCATTCTCATTCAGTTGGTATCATTGATGAAGATTTAGAACCTGAATCAAAAGAATCCTTTTTAGATTCTttaccaaaaaaagaaaaagatagtttaaagaaaatgattaaaagtaaaaaaatttatcaaaatttagTAAATTCAATTTGTCCTTCAATTTTTGGTCATGAAGAAA ttaaAAGAGGagtattattaatgttatttGGTGGTGTACATAAGAAAACACCAGAAAAGATTAGATTAAGAGGTGATATTAATGTTTGTATTGTTGGTGATCCATCAACATCAAAGAGTACatttttaaagtatttaGTATCATTTTTACCACGTACAGTTTATACATCTGGTAAAGCAAGTAGTGCAGCAGGTTTAACGGCAACAGTTGTAAAGGATCAAGAAAGTGgtgattttaatattgaagcAGGTGCATTGATGTTGGCAGATAATGGTATTTGTTgtattgatgaatttgataaaatggAGCCAGGTGACCAAGTTGCAATTCATGAAGCAATGGAACAACAAACCATTTCCATTGCAAAGGCGGGTATTCATGCATCATTGAATGCTCGTACTAGTATTTTAGCAGCAGCAAATCCAATTGGTGGTCGTTATGATCgtaataaaactttaaaacaaaatttaaatattggtgGTCCACTAATGTCACGTTTCGATTTATTCTTTGTGGTATTGGATGAATGTAATCCAGAATCTGATCATAGAATAGCAGAGCATATCGTGTTGACTCATCAAAAACGTGAAAAAGCATTCAACGCACCATTCTCTGCAactgaaattaaaaactatatAAAGTATACAAAATTCATTTGTCCAACCATTCCAGATGAAAGTGTACAACTATTGGTGGGACATTACGATAGATTACGTCAAATGGATACCAGTGGTTCAAAAACTCCAGCATACAGAATCACAGTTAGACAATTGGAATCATTAGTTCGTTTATCGGAATCATTGGCTCGTTTACATTTAGATACAAAAGTTTTACCAAAATATGTAAATGAAGCTGCAAGATTATTAGAGAAATCAATAGTTCATGTTGAAACAAATGATGTAATTTtaggtgatgatgatgatgatttagtcaaaaatgttgaaaatgataacGATAACCATGCTGAAgaagatggtgatgatggtattGGCAAATTAACTatgaatttttcaaaatattcacaattatcaaaattattagttttacAAATTAAACAATCAGGAAAAGAGAAATCTGGtataaaacaaattgatCTTATCGATTGGTACATTAAAGATCAATTGGAGTCTGGCATAATCACTGATGATGAAGTTACAAAAGAAACTAAAATCACTAAAATGGTTATCAATAAAATGATAAACAAAGACAATTCTCTTGTTGTATTAGTACCAAATCAATATCCTGATCATAGAATATTAATTATACATCCAAATtattcatttgataaataa